Part of the Salvelinus fontinalis isolate EN_2023a chromosome 1, ASM2944872v1, whole genome shotgun sequence genome is shown below.
AACATTGTGTATGGTGCCCAGTGTTTTGGGTCACTAacatgggggtgtgtgtctttgtgtgtgtgtggtgcgtgtatCTGTTTGtctgcgcgcgcgtgtgtgtgtgtctcaggtcgGGTCGTAACGAGCCTTGTCCTGAGCAGCCCGCTCCCAGGCGGGTGTGTATGGGGCGCATCCTGTCGCTGACCGAGTTGGACCCGGATGTGCTGGACAGCATGCACTCTCTGGGCTGCTTCAGAGACCGCGGGAAACTCACCCGCGACCTGCAGTGTGAAGAGtacgtgtgtctgtttgtgtgtgtgtgtgtatgtgtgtgtgtatatatgtgtgtgtgtgtgtgtcatgtgtcttctctcaCATTTCTCTCTTTGTCATCTGtctctttcttttgttgttttgtctagcTGGGCCCATGTCCACCTTTTGTGTCTTCTTTCTTCTTGTGTTCAACCTGTCTCTCGTCTTGCTACCTTCCTCCAAATTGTATTCCTGAATTGAAATCTTTCTACACAAATCTCCCCTTGACTTTCGTTTTGCGATTTACGAGAAAGTCCAAGTGCGTATCTCAAGATTCAACTCTCTTtaaaggcctctctctctctctctctcactctctcgctcctctctctcctctctcctctctctctctctctctcctctctcctctctcctcgtcttcttcccgtctcactctctctcactctctctctctcctctcgatccctctccatctctctcgtcctcctctctcctctctctctccatctctctccactcctctctctctctctctctctctctcgtctcctcctcctcgctctctctctctctctctctctctctctctcctctctctctctctctctccttctctctctctctctctctctctctctctctctctctctccctctctctctctctctctctctctcttcctctctctctctctctctctctctctctctctctctctctctctctctctctcctctctctctctctctctctctctctctctctcctctctctctctccctccctccccccagagACAACCAGGAGAAGATGATCTATTATCTCCTGTTGGACAGGAAAGAGCGTTACCCCAGTTACGAGGATGAAGATCTGCCACCCAGAAATGACGTAGGTGAGTCCCTAGCTGTCAGGAGCGAGCCACTGACTGCACTGACTTGACTCCGTCCCTGTCTGGTCCGCAGTCTTCCtcctgcccctctgtctctgtgtgcacCTCGCTCCTGCTTCTCCACGGACCCACCTTTTAAACCTAATTCCTCAGTTTGCCGTGCAAATCTGGATACTGATGCATATGAGTGTGGGGTAGATGTGTGTTTGGGGaaaggtgtgttgtgtgtgtgtgtgtttgggttgtgtatctgtgtgtgtgtgtgggggggaggttaggtgtgtgtaggggctgcctgtgtgtgtgtgtgtgtcgggataTTTTGAGTAGTTGTGATAGTCTTACGATGTACATTGTATGTTCTGATTTGGGGGGGTTGGGGTGGCTGTTACTGCGTAATGGACTAACTCCACCCTGGTGTCTCTCAGCGGACCCCCCTCGTAAGCGCGTGGACTCTCCCATGCTGACGCGTCATGGCCGCTGCCGCCCGGAGAGGAAGAGCCTAGAGGTGTTGAGTGTGACCGAGCAGGGGTCTCCTACCCCGACCCGCAGGGCCCTGGACACGGCCGCACACAGCCAGAGGTACTGGAGGGGTGTCACACACACGGTCCgcaaacacacaaaaaaaggcAAATGCAGGCACACACTCACAAATAcagacaggcgcacacacacacacacacacacacacacgcattacaTTCTTactagacaaaaatattttgttagccacatacagtgcattcagaaagtattcagaccccttgactttttccacattttgttacgttacagccttattctaaaattgattcaattgtatgttttcctcgtcaatctacacacaataccccataatgacaaagcaaatgtattaaaaatactaaactgaaatatacatttacataagtattcagaccctttactcagtactttgttgaagcacctttggcagttattacagcctcaagtcttcttgggtttgacgctacaagcttggcacacctgtatttggggagcttctcctattcttctctgcagatcctctcaggctctgtcaggctggatggggagcgtcgctgctcagctattttcagagatgttcgatcgggttcaagtccgggtctggctgggccacttaaggacattcagagacgtgtccggatgccactcctgcgttgtcttggctgtgtgcttacgatcgttgtcctgttggaaggtgaaccttcgccccagtctgaggtcctgagcactctggagcaggttttcataaaggatctctttgtactttgctttgttcatctttccctcgatcctgactagtctccaattccctgccgctgaaaaacatccctacagtatgatgctgccaccaccatgcttcaccgtagggatggtgccaggtttccttcagacgtaacgcttggcattcaggccaaagagttcaatcttggtttcatcagaccagagaatcttgtttcacaaTGTCTGACTCCtgttaagtgccttttggcaaactccaagcgggctgtcatgtgccttttactgaggagtggcttctgtctggccactctaccataaaggcctgattggtggagcgctgcagagatgtttgtccttctggaaagtaactctggagctctgtcagagtgaccattggcttcttggtcacctccctgaccatggcccttctctcccgattgctcagtttggctgggcgggccagctctaggaagagtcttggtggctccaaaatgtttccatttaagaatgatggccactgtgttcttggggaccttcaatgcagcagaaatgttttggtacccttcctcagatctgtgccttgacacaatcctgtctcggagctctacggacaattccgttgacctcatagcttggtttttgctctgacatgcactgtcaactgtgggaccttatccagacaggtgtgtgcctttccaaatcatgtccaatcaattgaatttaccacaggtggactccaattaagttgtagaaacatgtcaaggataatcaatggaaacaggatgcacctgagctcaatttcgagtctcatagcaaagggtctgaatacttatgtaaataacctttttttgctttgtcattatggggtattttgtgtagattgatagtttatcaattttagaataaggctgtaatgtcattttatttgtcacattttaCTTGAGGGTGGAATATTCTTCGTTCTCTTCACCTTTATGATGATGACCTTTAACCTTATGACCGCTTGTGACCCCTCTACAGGTCTCGATCAGTCAGTGGGGCGTCCACCGGCCTCTCCTCCAGCCCTCTCAGCAGTCCCAGGGTAAGAGGCTTGTTGGCCAACGATTTTAAAATCCACTCTGAAATGATAAAGTACACAACGTTGACTCTGAACTGTCTTTTCCTATACAGTATATGTCAGATAATGGTTGTCTTTTTTTGCAACGTTCAAAGACTTATTGCCGATTTTAACATTGCTTTAACATTGCGTTAATGTTGCTTTAACGCTTCCTCGAACTCACTCAAGCTCCTTGGTCATTCTGAGCCATTTTACATGTCATACCCCACTCTCAGAATAATTCCCACTCATTTGGAGTTTCTTTGGCATTTCTcttcttttttcttctttctctACACCACACTTTCTGGAATATATGGCATATTTTGTAAAGCAACACAGCACATAAAGCTAAAACATGTTTGGGTTGCAGAAATGTAAGATACATTTTGCACCTCCCCTTGTTGATCATCGTTGGTAGTAATTGTTGGTTATTTTAATGACATTTATTTGAGTTGTGTTCCACTGTAACCGTGAAAACGTCAACGTACTAGTTGAGTTAATACTTTCCGGATCAGCAAAGGCAGAAACAGAGTTAAAAAGTATTGCTTGCGCCATTTTGTAGTTTTTGTCTTCCATACTATTTCTGACATTTTTGCGTGCTGGGTTATCTATAGTGTTAGCTGAAAGTGATTTAAATAAAAAGATTGAGGTTGGAACATAAATGGTTGAATGCAGGGTCAGAACTAATGattttacattcagttatacaaaTAGCTCACACCATCAGTGCAGTTTCTTCACCGTCATTCAAGAAGCACTCCTTTGTCATAACCCATAACACTCATTTCCATCCCTCTTTTTCCATTttcccatccctctctttctcttcttcttttccaTCCCCCCCTACCCCTCCAGTCCTATCAGAGCCCTGTCTTCACGTTTAGCCAATCAGACGTCACTTCCACCACCCCTCACACTAAGGACCCACCCAAACCGGGAAGTGCTACCACGCCTCGGTCGGCCCGAACCCACGACAAACCCAAAGCGACCCAGAACCCCAAAACCCAGACCCTGCCCACCACCACCAAGGGCGGTCCCGCCACCAATCGGCCCCACCTCCAGCCCATCAAGTCTCTCCCCATCCACAACTCACCCTCCCGCTcgccctcccccctcctctcacccATCCCCCGCTTCTTCTTCTTCCCCTCGCCCTCCGTGCTAAAGTCGGTCACTAAGAGCTTCTACCCCAACTCTACCCACTCTGTGTCGCAGGTCACCCCCCAGGGCTCTCCGCTGCCCACCCCCATGGGCACCCCcgtccaccacccccaccacccctcctcctccacccctccctccaactcctcttcgtcctcctcctcacgGGCGGAGGGAGGCGGAGGGGTGGGCTCCCTGTCCCTGACTCCGCCCTCCAGCCCCGGAGGGAGTGGCGGCATGGCGGCTAGCAGCTCTGCCCACTGGAGGACCCGTCTTAACTCGTTCAAGAACAACTTGCTGGGCTCGCCCCGCTTCCACCGCCGCAAGATGCAAGGTAACTACATAGCAATAGATTTTAAACAATTGAAATTGAGTTTGCGCAAATTAGCATACAGAGCTACATGGAACAAATGTCCTGTTTTCTCAGTACCCACATTAGAGGACATGTCCAGCCTGACCCCAGAGTCCAGCCCTGAGtaagtcatacacacacacgcacactcatgaACATGCCTCCCAGATGCCCTACGCCGGGGACCAACTCATTTTACCTCGCCACAACCTtctctttgtgtgtctgtttgtgtatgtgcgtCATGCTCCCTCAGGCTGGCTAAGAAGTCGTGGTTTGGGAACTTCATCAGCCTGGAGAAGGAGGAGCAGATCTTCGTGGTGATCAGAGACAAGCCGCTGAGCTCTGTCAAGGCCGACATCGTCCACGCCTTCCTCTCTGTGAGTATCTGACTCTGCGCTGAACATCCTGAGTTAACAGTGTCCGATGACTTGTCTTGAGAAAGGCCTACATTCtagcttgttgttgttggtttTTTTTTATCACACTTCAGTCCTAGTAATATGGTCATGTTTTTGAAGTGTTCGGAATTCATCTTGTGAGCCTTTATATTTTCAATACAATCTGTTTTATTGACAGAAAAACGTGTCGATGTGGCTAAAATGGAAGAGTTTAACTCTCTCGATCTTCCTCTCTAATACCCCAATCTCACATTGAccctctttatctgtctctccctcttttacTTTCTCTACCCTCCTTTCCTTTCTTTTCATTACCCCGCACATGTATCCCTCCCTTTACTTACCCTATCCAACCCCCGGCCCAGATCCCCTCCCTCAGCCACAGCGTCATCTCCCAGACCAGCTTCAGGGCCGAGTATAAGACCTCCGGCGGCCCCTCCGTCTTCCAGAAGCCCGTGAAGTTCCAGGTGGACATTGCCTTctccgagggagagagagagcgggagagggagaaagccGAGCGGGAGGGCAAGAGAGAGGCGGGCATCTACAGCGTGACGTTCAGCCTCATATCAGGCAAGTGGAGCTTGGAATGGAAAGGAAAGGTGTTCGTTCTAATGCTGTCAGTTGGTGATTTACAGTGTCTGGTTTATATGGTGGATTGGATTGTTACAGTTCATGCAAATGAGTTAAAGTAGGGCAGGTTTGTTATGGTGGAAGGGAGAGCTTTGGCTGTGCTTTTGGTATATGCTACTGTgcaaagtgtgtgcgtgtgtgtgtttttagtgCTGGTAAAAGCTTGCATCTTCTCAATgcctttgtgtatgtgtgtgtgtgtgcgtgcgtgcgtgttcgcAGGTCCTAGTCGCAGGTTCAAACGAGTGGTGGAGACCATTCAGGCCCAGCTTCTCAGCTCCCACGATCAGCCCATGGGGGTCTCTGGTGAGTCACACACATTCTCTGTCactcacaccaacacacaccaacctcacacaCCATTTTCCCACATCCAGGTTCACGTCATGATAACTTAAATGAATAATCCATAATTTGCGTTGTAAATTATTGAAATTGTTGTAAATGTTTGTATATGTTTACAAATATTGAAATATGAATGTATTAATAGTGTGCACACTATTAATAGTTGATTAATTATTTGTGAAGATTATAGTGTTTACCCCACATTCTTACACACACTGGTTTCACCTGCATGACTGGAGtcactgtattctctctctctctctctctctacagacccCTTCCCAGACGAGAAGAACAGTCGGCCCCACGGTACCCCCACCCGCCAGAACTCCCGGCGCTCCGAGGGCGGGGGCGACCGGTGCGAGTGGGGCGAGCGAGGGGACGGAGGAGGCATCGGAGGCGGCATCGGAGGCAGTGGGGGGGTCCTGCAACGCCGAGGCTCTGGGAAGGAGAGGACCCGACTACTGTCCTCCAATGGAACACAGTCCCAACCctaaatcagagagagagagagagagagagagagagagagaccagtcggGTAGCAGGTGTCCAAAATCCATTGGTGAAAAAACAAGACAAGTTGTCATCAGACAAAACCCAAACCCTTCACAAACCATGAGATATAACAGCATCTCCCATTCCACCCCCAGAAGATGTCTCAACAAGATGCTTTAAGCCTGAACACAAGCTGATATTTTTTTCTGCTTTTCACCTGTGTTACAATATACATTCATGTTGATTCACTGAATCAAGCAGGGATCCCATTCAAACcag
Proteins encoded:
- the LOC129855441 gene encoding serine/threonine-protein kinase BRSK2-like isoform X2, with translation MSKELSLSQSAQYVGPYRLEKTLGKGQTGLVKLGVHCITGQKIAIKIVNREKLSESVLMKVEREIAILKLIEHPHVLKLHDVYENNKYLYLVLEHVSGGELFDYLVKKGRLTPKEARKFFRQIISALDFCHSHSICHRDLKPENLLLDEKNNIRIADFGMASLQVGDSLLETSCGSPHYACPEVIRGEKYDGRRADVWSCGVILFALLVGALPFDHDNLRQLLEKVKSGVFHMPHFIPPDCQALLKGMIEVDPDKRLTLEAIQKHTWYQSGRNEPCPEQPAPRRVCMGRILSLTELDPDVLDSMHSLGCFRDRGKLTRDLQCEEDNQEKMIYYLLLDRKERYPSYEDEDLPPRNDVADPPRKRVDSPMLTRHGRCRPERKSLEVLSVTEQGSPTPTRRALDTAAHSQRSRSVSGASTGLSSSPLSSPRVTPQGSPLPTPMGTPVHHPHHPSSSTPPSNSSSSSSSRAEGGGGVGSLSLTPPSSPGGSGGMAASSSAHWRTRLNSFKNNLLGSPRFHRRKMQVPTLEDMSSLTPESSPELAKKSWFGNFISLEKEEQIFVVIRDKPLSSVKADIVHAFLSIPSLSHSVISQTSFRAEYKTSGGPSVFQKPVKFQVDIAFSEGEREREREKAEREGKREAGIYSVTFSLISGPSRRFKRVVETIQAQLLSSHDQPMGVSDPFPDEKNSRPHGTPTRQNSRRSEGGGDRCEWGERGDGGGIGGGIGGSGGVLQRRGSGKERTRLLSSNGTQSQP
- the LOC129855441 gene encoding serine/threonine-protein kinase BRSK1-like isoform X1, translated to MSKELSLSQSAQYVGPYRLEKTLGKGQTGLVKLGVHCITGQKIAIKIVNREKLSESVLMKVEREIAILKLIEHPHVLKLHDVYENNKYLYLVLEHVSGGELFDYLVKKGRLTPKEARKFFRQIISALDFCHSHSICHRDLKPENLLLDEKNNIRIADFGMASLQVGDSLLETSCGSPHYACPEVIRGEKYDGRRADVWSCGVILFALLVGALPFDHDNLRQLLEKVKSGVFHMPHFIPPDCQALLKGMIEVDPDKRLTLEAIQKHTWYQSGRNEPCPEQPAPRRVCMGRILSLTELDPDVLDSMHSLGCFRDRGKLTRDLQCEEDNQEKMIYYLLLDRKERYPSYEDEDLPPRNDVADPPRKRVDSPMLTRHGRCRPERKSLEVLSVTEQGSPTPTRRALDTAAHSQRSRSVSGASTGLSSSPLSSPRSYQSPVFTFSQSDVTSTTPHTKDPPKPGSATTPRSARTHDKPKATQNPKTQTLPTTTKGGPATNRPHLQPIKSLPIHNSPSRSPSPLLSPIPRFFFFPSPSVLKSVTKSFYPNSTHSVSQVTPQGSPLPTPMGTPVHHPHHPSSSTPPSNSSSSSSSRAEGGGGVGSLSLTPPSSPGGSGGMAASSSAHWRTRLNSFKNNLLGSPRFHRRKMQVPTLEDMSSLTPESSPELAKKSWFGNFISLEKEEQIFVVIRDKPLSSVKADIVHAFLSIPSLSHSVISQTSFRAEYKTSGGPSVFQKPVKFQVDIAFSEGEREREREKAEREGKREAGIYSVTFSLISGPSRRFKRVVETIQAQLLSSHDQPMGVSDPFPDEKNSRPHGTPTRQNSRRSEGGGDRCEWGERGDGGGIGGGIGGSGGVLQRRGSGKERTRLLSSNGTQSQP